In one window of Gossypium hirsutum isolate 1008001.06 chromosome A01, Gossypium_hirsutum_v2.1, whole genome shotgun sequence DNA:
- the LOC107933872 gene encoding cytochrome P450 CYP72A219, which yields MEVYHVIRDLVSLLVVGLLMIWGWRALNWVWLAPKRLERCLRQQGFAGNPYRFLSGDIKELSTMSRQTRAKPMPLSDDIGPYVAPFLHQTVNQYGKNSFTWIGPRQRVNIMDPEKLREIFTKFNDFQKIRTNPLLTLLVSGLVNLEGDRWSKHRKIINPSFHQDKLKNMLPAFYQSCSDMLSKWEKMVCTEGYSELDVWPYLVDLTRDVLSRSAFGSSFEEGRRIFQLLDDQLVLRIKLLQTVYIPGWRFLPTKTNREVKMKHKDIKELLREMINRREKAIKAGEKSNEDLLDILVESNIREMEAKNMRMSIEDVIEECKLFYFAGQETTSVLLVWTMVLLARYPDWQSKAREEVLHVLGDSKPDADGLNRLKVVTMILCEVLRLYPSATELGRSVPKEIKLGNLLLPAGTEVSVPILLIHHDKDLWGDDAREFKPERFAEGVSKATKSQVTFLPFGWGPRICIGQNFAMMEAKMAVAMILQRFWFELSPSYAHSPCSMVTLRPQHGAQIILHKLGSN from the exons ATGGAAGTTTACCATGTAATTAGAGATTTGGTCTCATTGCTTGTTGTTGGGTTATTAATGATATGGGGATGGAGAGCTTTAAACTGGGTATGGTTGGCCCCAAAGAGGCTCGAACGGTGCTTGAGACAACAGGGTTTTGCAGGGAATCCTTACAGGTTCCTTTCTGGTGACATAAAAGAGCTCTCAACTATGAGCAGACAAACAAGAGCCAAACCTATGCCTCTTAGTGATGATATTGGGCCTTATGTTGCTCCTTTTCTTCATCAAACTGTCAACCAGTATg GAAAGAATTCATTTACGTGGATTGGTCCAAGACAAAGGGTGAACATTATGGACCCTGAAAAACTAAGAGAAATATTTACCAAATTTAATGACTTCCAGAAGATACGTACCAATCCACTGCTTACTTTGCTTGTAAGCGGCCTTGTTAACCTCGAAGGAGACCGATGGAGCAAGCATAGAAAAATCATAAACCCTTCATTTCATCAAGATAAGTTGAAG AATATGTTGCCAGCATTTTATCAAAGTTGTAGTGACATGTTAAGCAAATGGGAGAAGATGGTGTGTACAGAAGGATACAGTGAGTTAGATGTGTGGCCTTATCTCGTAGATTTGACAAGAGATGTACTTTCCCGATCTGCTTTTGGAAGCAGCTTCGAAGAAGGCAGACGAATTTTCCAATTACTAGACGACCAACTCGTTCTCAGAATCAAATTACTACAAACTGTTTACATTCCAGGATGGAG GTTTTTGCCCACAAAGACAAACAGGGAGGTGAAGATGAAACACAAAGACATAAAAGAGTTGCTTAGGGAAATGATAAACAGAAGAGAGAAGGCAATTAAAGCAGGGGAAAAGAGCAATGAGGACTTGTTGGACATACTTGTGGAATCCAATATCAGAGAAATGGAAGCAAAGAATATGAGGATGAGCATTGAGGATGTGATTGAGGAATGCAAGCTGTTTTACTTTGCTGGCCAAGAGACCACTTCGGTCTTACTGGTGTGGACTATGGTTTTATTAGCAAGGTATCCCGATTGGCAAAGTAAAGCAAGAGAGGAGGTTTTGCATGTTTTGGGTGACAGTAAACCTGATGCTGATGGCCTTAATCGTCTCAAAGTT GTAACAATGATATTGTGCGAGGTTCTAAGGCTGTACCCATCAGCGACTGAGCTAGGACGTTCCGTTCCAAAAGAAATAAAACTGGGAAATTTGTTGTTACCAGCAGGGACAGAAGTTTCGGTTCCGATCCTGCTGATCCACCATGACAAAGATCTTTGGGGCGACGACGCACGGGAATTTAAGCCAGAGCGGTTCGCGGAAGGGGTTTCCAAAGCAACAAAGAGTCAAGTCACGTTTCTGCCATTCGGATGGGGTCCTAGGATCTGCATTGGCCAAAATTTTGCTATGATGGAAGCCAAAATGGCGGTGGCTATGATTCTCCAACGCTTCTGGTTCGAGCTTTCCCCTTCCTATGCTCACTCTCCTTGCAGCATGGTAACGCTTCGTCCACAGCATGGTGCACAGATAATTTTACATAAACTTGGCTCTAATTGA